Proteins encoded within one genomic window of Paenarthrobacter sp. JL.01a:
- a CDS encoding NUDIX hydrolase: protein MVVLAVAQGTLHVALVRRGEHPFKDALALPGGFLHPDEDALHAAWRELVEETGMVLPLPEAYVEQLASYSAPDRDPRMRIVSIAHLVLLATDGQTLPSLAAGSDAAGAEWCPVHETLNGDLAFDHAAILRDGLDRLSGKMEYTLIASRLLPESFTMTQLRTVYDAVWDTSLPAGNFTRKMMPQLHDTGRKVRAATGGAPAGLFTAADKHIHPPLARP from the coding sequence ATGGTTGTGTTGGCTGTGGCGCAGGGCACGCTGCATGTTGCGCTCGTTCGGCGCGGTGAGCATCCCTTCAAGGACGCCCTTGCGCTACCTGGCGGCTTCCTTCATCCGGATGAGGATGCCCTCCACGCGGCCTGGCGGGAGTTGGTCGAAGAGACGGGCATGGTGCTGCCGTTGCCGGAAGCCTATGTTGAACAGCTCGCGAGCTACAGTGCGCCTGACAGGGATCCGCGAATGAGGATCGTCTCGATCGCACATCTGGTATTGCTTGCCACCGATGGGCAAACGCTTCCGTCGCTCGCCGCGGGGTCCGATGCCGCCGGCGCCGAATGGTGTCCGGTCCACGAGACGCTCAACGGTGATCTGGCGTTCGACCATGCCGCGATCCTTCGCGATGGTCTGGACCGCCTCAGCGGCAAGATGGAGTACACACTTATTGCCTCGCGACTTCTGCCGGAGTCTTTTACGATGACTCAACTCCGTACCGTTTACGACGCCGTATGGGACACCTCGCTGCCGGCAGGCAATTTCACGCGCAAGATGATGCCGCAACTTCATGACACCGGTCGCAAGGTTCGAGCCGCAACTGGAGGCGCGCCCGCGGGGCTGTTCACCGCAGCGGACAAGCATATCCACCCTCCGCTGGCACGCCCTTGA
- a CDS encoding winged helix-turn-helix domain-containing protein encodes MTTPAEHPRHKLNELVHSPVRFSIMAALAGAESMDFKDIRDAIQVSDSVLSKQLAILEKAGYVKIKKSFAGKMPRTSASLTASGREVWAAHLQTLREIAGS; translated from the coding sequence ATGACGACCCCGGCGGAGCACCCGCGCCACAAGCTCAACGAACTCGTCCACTCACCCGTCCGGTTCTCCATTATGGCTGCCTTGGCGGGGGCGGAGTCGATGGACTTCAAGGACATCCGCGATGCCATCCAGGTGAGCGACTCCGTATTGAGCAAGCAGCTGGCCATCCTGGAGAAGGCCGGGTACGTGAAAATCAAGAAGAGCTTCGCGGGCAAGATGCCGCGGACCTCGGCCAGCCTCACTGCCTCCGGGCGTGAGGTGTGGGCGGCGCACTTGCAGACGCTGCGGGAGATCGCGGGCAGCTGA
- a CDS encoding PLD nuclease N-terminal domain-containing protein, which translates to MEALQWIPAILAGAAALFVMGSIIWGLFDVLGDKRLDQATRTVWALLIFALPLIGILAWLYTKPRIAGGSDHVRPKKTL; encoded by the coding sequence ATGGAAGCTTTGCAATGGATACCAGCGATCTTGGCGGGAGCCGCGGCACTCTTTGTCATGGGATCGATCATTTGGGGGTTATTCGACGTTCTTGGTGACAAACGCCTTGACCAAGCAACGCGAACTGTGTGGGCGCTACTGATCTTCGCCCTGCCGCTCATTGGCATCTTGGCATGGCTTTACACCAAACCCCGGATCGCCGGCGGCAGTGACCACGTCCGCCCGAAAAAAACCCTTTAG
- a CDS encoding SRPBCC family protein: MTENAIRLERTFPHPKESVWAALTTPELLARWWAPGDIAPVVGHRFTMDMGAWGQQPCEVTAVEPGESITFVFAEGTLDTTITWTLETVDAGTTLHFEHAGFNLDSPMGRQAIEGMGNGWPGLLGRIEQVLVSVG; this comes from the coding sequence ATGACTGAAAACGCCATCCGCCTCGAACGCACCTTCCCCCACCCCAAAGAATCAGTGTGGGCCGCCCTCACGACGCCGGAGCTCCTGGCCCGTTGGTGGGCACCTGGGGACATCGCGCCCGTCGTGGGGCACCGGTTCACCATGGACATGGGCGCCTGGGGCCAGCAGCCGTGCGAAGTCACCGCCGTCGAACCGGGCGAGTCGATCACGTTCGTCTTCGCCGAAGGCACCTTGGATACGACCATCACCTGGACGCTGGAAACGGTCGACGCCGGGACAACACTTCACTTCGAACACGCCGGCTTCAACCTGGACTCACCCATGGGACGGCAGGCCATCGAGGGCATGGGCAACGGCTGGCCGGGCTTGCTGGGGCGCATCGAGCAGGTGCTGGTGAGTGTGGGCTGA
- a CDS encoding ArsR/SmtB family transcription factor: MPSDVFGALANPSRRTILDTLLAGPLTAGELTGRLELSRSSASEHLTVLKEAGLIREERQGRHRIYHLHPQGLREVSGWLQRYERYWNQRLDALADLLDDESTEQENTHD, encoded by the coding sequence GTGCCCTCCGACGTCTTCGGCGCCCTCGCGAACCCTTCGCGGCGGACCATCCTCGACACCCTCCTCGCCGGTCCCCTGACCGCGGGCGAACTGACGGGTCGACTGGAGCTCAGCCGCTCATCGGCGTCGGAACACCTGACCGTCCTCAAAGAGGCGGGGCTGATCCGCGAGGAACGGCAAGGCCGGCACAGGATCTACCACCTCCACCCGCAAGGACTGCGCGAAGTCAGCGGCTGGCTGCAGCGTTACGAGCGTTACTGGAATCAGCGGCTTGATGCCCTGGCCGATCTGCTGGACGACGAATCTACTGAACAGGAAAACACCCATGACTGA
- a CDS encoding agmatine/peptidylarginine deiminase, translating into MKWMMPSETARQERVWMAFPPERSSIGNTAEETHEARTAWAAVAHAVLEFEPVTMVVDPPDVEIARSYLSPKIDLVEAPLDDAWMRDIGPTFVMGDDGRLGGVDWVFNGWGQQDWASWDKDSHVGEKVVRQAGAELVQSPLVNEGGGIQVDGLGTVLVTETVQLDKFRNPELSKADVEAELARTIGATHVIWLPRGLTRDAQDLGTRGHVDIVAAIPSPGVLLVHSQRNPAHPDFQVTADIIAMLARTRDAQGRAWDIVEVPAPETLRDELDWVDYSYINHLVVNGGVIACSFNDPADAEARRILEQAYPGRKVVTVDSRAIFARGGGIHCITQHQPAI; encoded by the coding sequence ATGAAGTGGATGATGCCGAGCGAGACGGCCCGCCAGGAACGGGTCTGGATGGCGTTCCCGCCAGAGCGTTCTTCGATAGGAAATACTGCGGAGGAAACCCACGAGGCCCGTACGGCTTGGGCCGCCGTGGCTCACGCCGTGCTGGAATTCGAGCCCGTCACCATGGTGGTAGACCCGCCGGATGTGGAGATCGCGCGGAGTTACCTCTCGCCGAAGATCGATCTGGTGGAAGCACCCCTCGATGATGCGTGGATGCGGGACATCGGGCCCACGTTCGTGATGGGCGACGACGGCAGGCTTGGCGGTGTGGACTGGGTCTTCAACGGGTGGGGCCAGCAGGACTGGGCCAGCTGGGACAAGGACTCGCACGTCGGTGAGAAGGTAGTGCGCCAGGCTGGGGCCGAGTTGGTTCAGAGCCCGTTGGTCAACGAGGGCGGCGGGATCCAGGTGGACGGCCTGGGAACGGTGTTGGTCACCGAGACCGTGCAGCTGGACAAGTTCCGGAACCCTGAGCTGAGCAAGGCCGACGTCGAAGCCGAGCTGGCCCGAACCATCGGCGCTACGCACGTCATTTGGTTGCCACGTGGATTGACCCGTGACGCGCAGGATCTGGGAACGCGCGGGCACGTGGATATCGTCGCTGCCATCCCGTCACCCGGCGTCCTGCTGGTCCACTCCCAGCGCAACCCTGCCCACCCGGACTTCCAGGTCACGGCGGACATCATCGCGATGCTCGCCCGGACCCGGGACGCGCAGGGACGTGCGTGGGACATCGTGGAAGTACCCGCCCCAGAGACGCTGCGCGACGAGCTCGATTGGGTGGACTACAGCTACATCAACCATCTTGTGGTCAACGGTGGCGTGATCGCCTGCAGCTTCAATGACCCCGCGGACGCTGAAGCCCGGCGGATCCTCGAGCAGGCCTATCCGGGACGCAAGGTGGTCACAGTGGACTCCCGCGCGATCTTCGCCCGGGGCGGCGGGATCCACTGCATCACGCAGCATCAACCGGCCATCTGA
- a CDS encoding nitrilase-related carbon-nitrogen hydrolase: MDIIVNTEPPVSFARGQETTRKPLRVALVQHHWREDPAELTSVLTQAIGQASDAGAAAIFLPELTLSKYPANVRADKNPGRNAEDLLTGPTFEFAANAARTHGVTVHASLYERADASDGLGFNTAILVSPQGELLARTRKTHIPVSAGYYEDTYFRAGPAEDAYPVYRPAELDHAAVGLPTCWDEWFPEVARLYSLGGAEILVYPTAIGSEPTFPEFDHQPLWQHVITGHGITNGTFMVVPNRTGDEGDITFYGSSFISDPYGRVLVQAPRDREAVVVADLDLDQRKDWLDLFPFLTTRRPDTYAELTRDVDFEHPHGATSAAQTVGLP; encoded by the coding sequence ATGGACATCATCGTCAACACCGAACCGCCCGTATCCTTCGCCCGGGGCCAGGAAACCACCCGCAAGCCGCTCCGCGTGGCCCTGGTCCAGCACCACTGGCGGGAAGACCCCGCCGAACTCACCTCGGTGCTCACCCAGGCGATCGGCCAAGCGTCCGACGCCGGTGCTGCCGCAATCTTCCTGCCGGAACTCACCCTCTCGAAATACCCGGCAAACGTCAGAGCCGACAAGAACCCCGGCCGCAATGCCGAAGACCTGCTCACCGGCCCCACCTTCGAGTTCGCCGCCAACGCGGCCCGCACCCATGGCGTCACCGTCCACGCATCCCTCTACGAGCGTGCAGACGCAAGCGACGGACTCGGCTTCAACACGGCCATCCTCGTCTCACCCCAAGGCGAACTGTTGGCAAGGACCCGCAAGACCCACATCCCTGTCAGCGCGGGCTACTACGAGGACACCTATTTCCGGGCCGGTCCTGCCGAAGATGCCTACCCGGTGTACCGTCCAGCGGAACTGGACCATGCCGCCGTCGGACTCCCTACCTGCTGGGACGAATGGTTCCCGGAGGTCGCGCGGCTGTATTCACTGGGCGGTGCTGAGATCCTGGTCTACCCCACGGCGATCGGCTCGGAGCCTACCTTCCCTGAGTTCGACCACCAGCCGCTGTGGCAGCACGTCATCACCGGCCACGGCATCACGAACGGCACGTTCATGGTGGTCCCCAACCGGACCGGCGACGAGGGCGACATCACCTTCTACGGCTCCTCGTTCATCTCCGATCCCTACGGCCGCGTCCTGGTCCAGGCGCCGCGGGACCGGGAGGCCGTTGTGGTGGCCGACCTCGACCTGGACCAGCGGAAGGACTGGCTGGACCTGTTCCCGTTCCTGACCACGCGTCGTCCCGACACGTACGCGGAGCTCACCCGTGATGTCGACTTCGAACACCCGCACGGCGCCACGTCCGCCGCCCAGACCGTGGGCCTGCCATGA
- a CDS encoding TetR/AcrR family transcriptional regulator: MSEKLVRILNAATTCIARSGVRGMRVNDVAAEAGVSPGLLYYHFTDRAGLLAATLEHINKQVSKDDPSSPNTVDPSRHVRHLLLDEIKDDADVRRNSVAWNELRACTIFEQELAEPLSRTTTEWNREIAQALAAANEGTSEEEAAVTAEILTSLVEGISGRWLNGFITTEHARSLLTTAIDSLTAARPASPQQTATQGLGK; the protein is encoded by the coding sequence ATGAGTGAAAAATTAGTCAGGATCCTCAACGCCGCCACAACGTGCATCGCCCGGAGCGGCGTGCGGGGAATGCGGGTCAACGATGTCGCTGCAGAGGCCGGAGTTTCACCGGGCTTGCTGTACTACCACTTCACTGACCGCGCCGGCCTGCTTGCCGCAACGCTGGAACACATCAACAAGCAGGTCAGCAAGGACGACCCCTCCTCCCCCAACACCGTGGATCCTTCCCGCCACGTCCGGCACCTCCTCCTCGACGAAATCAAGGACGACGCCGACGTCCGCAGGAACTCGGTGGCCTGGAACGAGCTCAGGGCCTGCACGATCTTTGAACAGGAACTGGCCGAGCCGCTGTCCCGGACCACTACGGAGTGGAACCGGGAGATCGCACAGGCTCTCGCCGCTGCCAACGAAGGCACCAGCGAGGAAGAAGCCGCAGTGACCGCGGAGATCCTCACCAGCCTGGTCGAGGGCATCTCCGGCCGCTGGCTCAACGGATTCATCACCACCGAGCACGCCCGGTCGCTACTGACCACCGCAATTGACTCACTCACCGCAGCACGCCCCGCGAGTCCCCAGCAAACCGCAACACAGGGGCTGGGCAAATGA
- a CDS encoding purine-cytosine permease family protein yields the protein MISTRIRKDADSAGAASAHKDRFGRIESAGIEYIPDDQRTSRPRNLFTVFFGGNFAFSVIVFGWLPITFGLDFVGAATASLTGLVVGTVLIAPMALLGPRTGTNNTVSSAAHFGTRGRLIGSGLTLLFALAYAAIAVWTSGDALVAAAERLLGIPIDGTTLAIGYAVISLEIVLVALFGHGTVVAMQKFVAPVVGILLLIGVVAFAPTFSPTNVHADYLLGDFWPTWILSAVISVGGPLSYAPTLGDYSRRISRKDHSDRSVVAATCLGVFLGLFVTALFGAFTASAIPELGGSYVADLVRSAPAWYLLPILIIALAGGLGQGVLNLYASGLDLEALFPRLRRIHTTLITSVIAVGLLYLGVFVFNAVDSITAMTLVLNGFAGPWVAINVLGFLLVRRGKYHAKDLQLFRANGPRGRYWFSNGWNLRAVIPWAVGSVFGVLATDTSLYTGPLSQLAGGIDLSFIGSTLIGGAGYLIAEWIWPEAARNTESAQAGGEHVLLSNHE from the coding sequence ATGATCAGCACGCGCATTCGCAAAGACGCGGATTCCGCCGGTGCAGCATCCGCGCACAAGGACCGCTTTGGCCGCATCGAGTCGGCCGGCATCGAGTACATTCCCGACGACCAACGCACCTCCCGCCCCCGAAATCTCTTCACGGTGTTCTTCGGCGGCAACTTCGCTTTTTCCGTCATCGTTTTCGGCTGGCTTCCCATCACCTTCGGTCTGGACTTTGTCGGAGCAGCGACGGCCAGCCTCACCGGGCTCGTCGTGGGCACGGTTCTCATCGCCCCCATGGCCCTGCTGGGACCACGGACCGGCACCAACAACACCGTTTCGAGCGCCGCGCACTTCGGTACACGCGGACGCTTAATAGGTTCCGGACTCACGCTGCTGTTTGCCCTCGCCTATGCCGCCATCGCGGTCTGGACGTCCGGTGACGCCCTGGTCGCCGCCGCCGAACGACTGTTGGGAATACCCATCGACGGCACCACCCTGGCAATCGGCTACGCAGTGATCTCCCTGGAGATCGTCCTCGTAGCCCTCTTCGGCCACGGCACAGTCGTAGCCATGCAGAAATTCGTGGCGCCCGTCGTCGGCATTCTGCTGCTCATCGGCGTCGTCGCTTTTGCTCCTACGTTCAGCCCCACGAACGTGCACGCGGACTACCTCCTGGGCGACTTCTGGCCCACCTGGATCCTGTCCGCCGTCATTTCCGTGGGAGGGCCGTTGTCCTATGCCCCAACGCTGGGCGACTACAGCCGGCGGATCTCCCGCAAGGACCACTCGGACCGTTCCGTCGTCGCCGCAACCTGCCTCGGCGTCTTCCTTGGCCTGTTTGTCACAGCGCTGTTCGGCGCTTTCACAGCGTCGGCCATCCCCGAGCTCGGCGGTTCCTACGTCGCGGACCTGGTGAGGTCAGCCCCGGCTTGGTACCTGCTGCCGATCCTCATCATCGCGTTGGCCGGCGGCCTCGGCCAGGGTGTGCTCAACCTCTACGCCAGCGGCCTGGACCTCGAAGCCCTCTTCCCCCGCCTCCGCCGCATCCACACCACCCTCATCACGTCGGTCATCGCCGTCGGACTGCTCTACCTGGGGGTGTTCGTCTTCAACGCGGTGGACTCCATCACCGCCATGACGCTGGTGCTCAACGGATTCGCCGGGCCGTGGGTGGCCATCAACGTCCTGGGCTTCCTGCTGGTCCGTCGCGGCAAGTACCACGCCAAAGATCTGCAGCTTTTCCGCGCCAACGGCCCGCGTGGGCGGTACTGGTTCAGCAACGGCTGGAACCTGCGCGCCGTCATTCCGTGGGCCGTCGGATCAGTGTTCGGCGTGCTCGCGACCGATACGTCCCTGTACACCGGGCCGCTCTCGCAGCTCGCCGGAGGCATCGACCTCAGCTTCATCGGGTCCACGCTGATAGGCGGCGCCGGCTATCTGATCGCCGAGTGGATCTGGCCGGAAGCTGCCCGCAACACCGAGTCCGCACAGGCAGGAGGTGAGCACGTATTACTGTCAAACCATGAGTGA
- a CDS encoding DUF2599 domain-containing protein, giving the protein MKSRSLSSLLAAATVSISILGPTNVALAKDALEPPSHSSATTELPSNPLSALQTLTAGSSSASTEVLSDVASVPTNDVGAHAIDATVNDIRVVIPTDPVEPVSVESATGTSIKVSLPFAGEAASAKEVLSGVVAYDNDNGSTTVPVVKNDGSVQIMTVINNSEAPSAYTYRIGLPPGSSLASESDGSVSVLAPDGSRIGAFAPAWAKDAHGADVSTHYEVTGTTLVQVVDHSSANIAYPVTADPYLGIDLISSAYWSGRTFVVTPTWWARANGNSPLMHQALLSEFCSKYGSACNTQMWWQLACHAQFAPFKATWNLDSWLWRDSYYAYIANLCN; this is encoded by the coding sequence ATGAAGTCTAGGTCATTATCTTCCTTGCTGGCTGCCGCGACGGTATCTATATCTATTCTGGGTCCAACTAATGTTGCCCTTGCTAAGGACGCGCTTGAACCACCATCCCATTCATCGGCCACAACGGAGCTTCCAAGCAATCCACTGTCCGCGCTCCAGACTTTGACGGCAGGTTCATCCTCAGCCTCAACTGAGGTCCTCTCTGATGTCGCAAGTGTTCCGACGAATGACGTCGGTGCCCATGCAATTGATGCGACAGTCAACGACATCCGCGTCGTCATTCCGACTGATCCGGTCGAACCGGTATCGGTTGAGTCTGCCACTGGGACCAGCATCAAAGTTTCATTGCCCTTCGCCGGTGAAGCGGCCAGTGCGAAGGAAGTTCTGAGCGGAGTCGTTGCTTACGACAATGACAATGGGTCTACAACTGTGCCTGTGGTGAAGAACGATGGTTCGGTTCAGATCATGACAGTCATCAATAACTCCGAAGCGCCGTCCGCTTACACCTACCGCATTGGGCTACCCCCAGGTTCATCACTCGCCAGCGAGAGCGACGGGAGCGTTTCAGTTCTCGCCCCTGATGGATCCCGCATCGGAGCCTTCGCGCCAGCATGGGCCAAGGACGCCCATGGCGCGGATGTGAGCACACACTACGAGGTTACTGGTACGACTCTGGTACAGGTTGTTGATCACTCCTCGGCCAATATCGCCTACCCCGTTACAGCTGACCCCTACTTGGGCATAGACCTCATTTCCTCGGCCTACTGGTCCGGTCGCACTTTCGTTGTGACACCCACGTGGTGGGCGCGTGCTAACGGAAACAGCCCGCTTATGCACCAAGCTCTTCTTTCCGAGTTTTGCAGCAAGTACGGCAGTGCGTGCAACACTCAGATGTGGTGGCAACTTGCCTGCCACGCTCAGTTCGCACCGTTCAAGGCGACTTGGAATCTTGACTCATGGCTGTGGCGGGACTCCTATTACGCGTACATCGCGAACTTGTGTAATTAG
- a CDS encoding MarR family winged helix-turn-helix transcriptional regulator, which yields MERDAVDTILDQWNRERPDLDVSSMGVLGRLSRASRLASLDIQKFMNQFGLEPWEFDVLATLRRSAAEAPLTPGRLASLTMIGSAAMTNRVDRLVNRGLIHRETNPENRRQLLVSLTPEGLALVDEVVEHHVENQQKMLDGLSKTEREQLANLLRKFLLANNDGEPS from the coding sequence ATGGAACGCGACGCGGTAGACACGATTCTTGATCAATGGAACAGGGAGCGGCCCGATCTGGACGTCAGTTCCATGGGCGTCCTTGGCAGGCTGAGCAGGGCAAGTCGCCTCGCATCGCTCGATATCCAGAAGTTCATGAACCAGTTCGGCCTGGAACCTTGGGAGTTCGATGTCCTCGCAACCCTGCGGCGCTCCGCAGCTGAGGCTCCCCTGACCCCTGGCCGGCTCGCCAGCCTGACCATGATCGGTTCCGCAGCCATGACCAACCGCGTCGACCGCCTGGTAAACCGCGGCCTGATTCACCGCGAAACCAACCCCGAGAACCGTCGCCAACTACTGGTCAGCCTCACGCCTGAGGGACTCGCCCTGGTCGACGAGGTAGTCGAGCACCACGTGGAGAACCAGCAGAAAATGCTCGACGGCCTCTCCAAAACCGAACGCGAACAGCTGGCGAACCTCCTGCGGAAGTTCCTCCTGGCAAACAACGACGGCGAACCCTCCTGA
- a CDS encoding EamA family transporter: protein MAKTSPRDLFITALAPMVWGSTYLVTTQFLPAERPLLAATVRALPAGIVLMLVTRTWPRGSWWFKAAALGALNIGLFFFLLFFTAYQLPGGVAALVGSIQPLFVLLLGVPLLGERIRVAHIVACGVGAAGVGLLVLRSDATLTVIGVLAGMAGALSMAAGIVLTKRWGRPDGVGLLGFTGLQLAMGGAMLLPVTLLVEGLPTSVTLPNVAGFAYLSVIGALVAYAVWFRGIQRLPTMVVSFLGFLSPLVATVLGYVFLGEALSGWQLVGALLVLASVYLVQRAAAGAGRRQPVKAEVLS, encoded by the coding sequence ATGGCTAAAACGTCGCCTCGCGACCTGTTCATCACCGCTCTTGCGCCGATGGTCTGGGGCTCTACCTATCTGGTGACCACGCAGTTCCTCCCCGCCGAACGGCCGCTCCTGGCAGCAACCGTGCGGGCCTTGCCGGCGGGCATCGTCCTGATGCTCGTAACCCGTACCTGGCCGCGGGGGAGTTGGTGGTTCAAGGCTGCAGCCCTGGGCGCCCTCAACATCGGCCTGTTCTTCTTCCTCCTGTTCTTCACCGCCTACCAACTGCCTGGTGGGGTGGCGGCGTTGGTCGGGTCGATTCAGCCGCTGTTCGTGCTGCTCCTGGGAGTGCCCCTGCTTGGGGAGCGGATCCGCGTTGCCCACATCGTGGCGTGTGGCGTTGGTGCCGCCGGTGTCGGCTTGCTGGTCCTGCGGTCAGACGCGACGCTGACGGTCATCGGCGTTCTCGCCGGGATGGCGGGCGCGCTGAGCATGGCGGCCGGCATCGTTCTCACCAAACGCTGGGGAAGGCCCGACGGCGTGGGGCTGCTTGGGTTTACGGGCCTCCAGTTGGCGATGGGCGGGGCGATGCTCCTGCCGGTGACGCTGCTGGTTGAAGGACTTCCGACGTCGGTCACCTTGCCTAACGTTGCGGGCTTTGCTTACCTCAGCGTCATTGGTGCCTTGGTGGCTTACGCAGTGTGGTTCCGGGGGATTCAAAGGCTGCCGACGATGGTGGTCTCGTTCCTGGGATTCCTGAGCCCGCTGGTCGCGACGGTGCTGGGGTACGTGTTCCTGGGGGAGGCGTTGTCCGGCTGGCAATTGGTGGGCGCGTTGTTGGTGCTGGCCTCGGTGTATCTGGTGCAGCGGGCCGCGGCTGGTGCGGGTCGGCGGCAGCCGGTGAAGGCGGAAGTGCTGAGCTGA
- a CDS encoding serine hydrolase domain-containing protein has translation MTAFLVASVLAGCTSPGPSPSPSTSSPSFGDAEAIASLEYAMQAFMAQDAVAVLAQVRWPGGEWSKAYGVRDLDTRQPAGPQDRVPVSSVTKTMTAVSVLKLVDDGLIDLDDPVNGLLEGLGVGLKPPVSITLRQLLSDTSGMPSYGDVMFRGLDDFVASNQELTALEALRLAGTLPWESRTVGLFQYSDSNNLALGLILERFRGKTYPQILRDDIIDPLGLTHTTIDEEVADAPDLLKGYVSIEGKRVSGGTALERLGSPMPGVVSTMSDINDFMAALFGGRLISAGALAEMKKAVIGSFALGVYKWSPDCSGAPRFFAKGGFLDFRTIALSSDDGRYEATMTVSPAPEPSPRQNPGTLYERDLMSSQILSALMEVQDRLCG, from the coding sequence TTGACTGCATTTCTGGTTGCCTCGGTTCTGGCGGGTTGCACATCGCCGGGCCCGTCGCCGTCGCCCTCAACCTCGTCGCCGTCGTTCGGTGACGCCGAGGCCATCGCCTCGCTGGAGTACGCGATGCAGGCCTTCATGGCCCAGGACGCTGTGGCTGTCCTCGCGCAGGTGCGTTGGCCGGGCGGCGAATGGTCGAAGGCCTACGGAGTTCGCGACCTGGACACCAGGCAGCCAGCCGGGCCGCAGGATCGGGTCCCGGTTTCCAGTGTCACCAAGACCATGACGGCGGTCTCTGTGCTGAAACTCGTTGACGATGGATTGATCGACCTTGATGACCCCGTCAACGGGCTGTTGGAGGGTCTCGGGGTTGGTCTCAAGCCTCCTGTCTCGATTACTTTGCGGCAATTGCTCTCCGACACTTCGGGAATGCCATCCTACGGAGACGTGATGTTCCGGGGCCTGGATGACTTTGTTGCCTCCAATCAGGAGCTGACTGCGCTTGAAGCTTTGAGGCTGGCCGGCACGTTGCCTTGGGAATCGCGGACTGTCGGGTTGTTCCAGTACTCCGACTCGAACAACCTGGCGCTGGGACTGATACTGGAAAGGTTCCGTGGGAAGACGTACCCGCAGATACTTCGCGATGACATCATCGACCCCTTGGGGCTGACCCACACCACCATCGACGAGGAGGTAGCGGACGCGCCTGACTTGCTCAAGGGCTACGTCAGCATTGAGGGAAAGCGCGTCTCCGGCGGCACCGCACTGGAACGGCTCGGTTCCCCAATGCCAGGCGTGGTCTCGACGATGTCCGACATCAATGACTTTATGGCTGCTCTGTTCGGTGGCCGGCTGATCTCCGCTGGCGCTTTGGCGGAGATGAAGAAGGCTGTCATCGGCTCCTTCGCGCTGGGGGTGTACAAGTGGTCCCCGGACTGCAGTGGCGCGCCGAGGTTCTTCGCCAAGGGCGGTTTCCTCGACTTCCGGACCATCGCACTCAGTTCCGACGACGGCCGCTACGAAGCAACCATGACTGTTTCCCCCGCGCCGGAGCCGTCGCCGCGACAGAACCCCGGCACCCTGTACGAGCGTGACCTGATGAGCAGCCAGATACTGTCGGCGCTTATGGAGGTGCAGGACCGGTTGTGTGGGTAG